GTCGGCGCCCGGACCCATCGCGACGTTCAGGAACGCCGCCATGTTCTCGACGGAATCCGTGAAACCACAAGCCTTTTGCAGCGCCGTGCCACCGCCGAGGTAGATGAATCCGCCGGCCATCGCCGCCGCCCCGCCCCACGACCCGGTGCGCTCGGTCACCAGGACCTCGGCCCCGGAGCGGGCCGCCTCGACCGCCGCGGCCGCGCCGGCCACGCCGTAGCCGGCGATGACGACATCGGCCTCGTCGTCCCACGAGGTGATCGACGACGCAGGTACCGGTATGACGTCAGTGTCGGGTGTCATAGCCGCATCGCCGCGGGCATCTCCCCGATCCATTGGTGGCCCCAATAGCTGTCGGCCGTGATTTCCTCTGCGGTGTAATAGGTTTCGTCGACCCGCATGCCGTCGGTGCCGAATTCGATGTCCCAGTCGCCGGGCGCCCGGACGTAGAACGAGACCATCTTGTCGTTCGTGTGACGTCCCAGGGTGGACGACAGCTGGAAGCCCTCGGCGGTGACGCGGTCCAGCGCCTGGCCCACCGCGTCGAGGGTGTCGACCTCGACCATGATGTGGACGAGGCGCGGGTCGCGCTGATGTGCGGCCGGGACAACCGCCAGGCTGTGGTGCCGCTCGTTGATGCCCAGGAAGCGAACCCGCACCGGGCCAAACTCTTTCGGTAGCGGCACCCGGAACGCGCCCCGGGAGCGGAACCCCAAGACCTCGGTGTAGAAGTCGAACAGCCCGCCCGGATCGGTGGCCGGCACGACGACATGGCCCATGCCCTGGTCGCCGGTGACGAATTTCGCGCCGAACGGCGTGATGACCGGGCTGTGGTCAAGCACCGCGCCGTGAAAAACCTCGAGCGTCGTGCCGGCCGGGTCCTCGAAGGTGATCACCTCTTCCACCCGGCGGGCCTCGGCCTCCTCGGTGGACAGCTGCTTGAACGGCACCCCGGCGCCGTCGAGGGTCGCCTTGACGCGCTGCAGCGCCGGGTGGTCGCGTACCTCCCAGCCGACGGTGAGCACCCGGTCGGTCTCGCCGGGCACCACGATGAGCCGGGCCGCGCGCTCGTCCATCCGCAGGTACAGCGCCGACGGGTCGGGCCCCGAGCCTTCCGCAAAGCCCAGGACACCGAAGGCAAACTGCCGCCAGCGGTCGATGTCCTTGGTCGAAATGGTGATGTAGCCAAGGCTTTTCAGGTCGGTCACCGCGTGTTCTCCTAGATCAAAGCCCGCAGCGGGCCCTCGGGGGGCTCGATGCCGAGCGAGCTGAGCGCCGACGCGTGATAGACGGTGCCGGGAACATGGATGGCATGCATCTGGCCGACGTGCGCGTCACGCCAATACCGCTGCAGCGGCTTGTCCATCCGCGACGCGTTGCCGCCTGAGCGGGCGAAGATCTCGTCGACCGCCGACACCGCCCGCCACACCGCGCGGACCTGGGTGCGGCGACCGGCGGCGCGGTCGGCGAACGACACCTCCTTGCCGGCGGCGACGAGGTCGTAGATGCGGTCGACGTTGGCCAGCAGTTCCTGGCGGGCGGCGTTGATGTCGGCCGCGGCCTCGCCGACGGCGTACATGACGTAGGGGTCGTCCTTGATCGCGGTGCCGGTGGCGCCGACGCGCTCGCGCTGGTAGTCCAGGTGCGCCGCGAGCGCCCCCTCGGCGATGCCGATGGTGGCCGCGGAGATGCCCAGCGGGAACATCGTCGACCACGGCATCAGATACAGCGGCTCGGTCATGCCGGCCTCGCGCTGCGCGGTACCGTCCATCACCTTCGTCGCGTCCATCGTTCGGTAGGCCGGGACGAACGCGTCTCTGACGATGACGTCCTTGGAGCCGGTTCCGCGCAGCCCCACCACATTCCAGGAGTCCTCGACGATCTCGTAGTCCTTGCGGGGCAGGATCATGTGCAGCATCTGCGGCGGCATCAGCGGCACGCCCTTGTCGTTGCCGAGCATCGCACCCAGGATGATCCAGTCGCAATGGTCGGTGCCCGAGCTGAACTGCCAGCGGCCGTTGAAGATATAGCCACCGTCGACCGGTTTGGCCACCCCCTGCGGCGCGTACGGCGAGGCCATCCAGGTGTCGACGTCGTCGGCCCAGACCTCGGCGGGCACCTTGGGATCCGCATAGGCCAGCTGGTAGGGGTGCACGCCCACCACGCCGACGATCCAGCCGGCGGCCGGGTCCAGGGCCGCGGTGGCCATCACCGTCTCGGCAAACTCGCGGGGATGGACCTCGAACCCTTGGTAGCTCTTGGGCTGCAGCAGCCGGATCAGGCCGGCCCTCTTCATGAGCTTGACGGTGTCGTCGGTCAGCCGGCCGATCCGCTCGGCCTCGGCGGCCTGCTCGCGCAACTGGTCCGCCATGACTAGTACCCGGTCGAGTACCCGCTCGCTCATGTTGTTGTCCTTACGTCGTGTGGGCGTACTAATGGTCTACCGCAGTTGGTGCCGGACCAGAAGGCGATCCCGGTGAGCGGACGCAAATGCGGTCAAAACTCGACCAAGGCGTCCGGTGACCGGGAAAGGGAACGGCTCGCCGGTCAGAGGTCCCTACCGTGAATGTTCGTGAACAATGCCGACGAGCAACTTCTGGACGTCATCGTTGTCGGCGCGGGGTTCGCCGGCCTCTATGCCGTACACAAACTGCGCACCCAAGGGCTTTCGGTGCGGGCGCTCGAGGCCGCACCCGCGCTGGGCGGCACCTGGTACCACAACCGATACCCGGGCGCGCGTTGCGACGTCGAAAGCGTCGACTACTGCTACTCCTTCTCCGACGAACTACAGCAGGAGTGGACCTGGACCGAGAAATACGCCACCCAGGCCGAGATCCTCGGCTACCTGAACTGGGTCGCGGACAAACTTGACCTGCGCCGCGACATCGCCTTCAACACCCGCGTCGTGTCGGCGGTGCTCGACGAGGCGACGCTGCGCTGGACGATCACCACCGACGGCGGACGGGTGCTCTCGGCGCGGTTCTGTGTGATGGCGACGGGGCCATTGTCGGCCGCAATGATCCCCGACTTCACCGGCCTGGAGACCTTCTCCGGCGAGATCCACCACACCGCGCACTGGCCCCACGATCCCGTCGACTTCACCGGCAAGCGGGTGGCGGTCGTCGGCACCGGATCGTCCGGAATCCAATCGATCCCGATCATCGCCGAGCGGGCCGCGCACCTCTACGTCTTCCAGCGCACCCCCAACTACAGCGTCCCGGCGGGCAACAAACCGTTGACCACCAAGGAACTCGACAACATCAAGGCCACCTACGCGGAGCGGCGCCGGCTGTCCTGGCGAAGTGGCGGCGGTTCACCGCACGCCACCGCCCCGAAGCCGACCATGGAGTTCACCCCCGACGAGCGCCGCGCGGTATTCGAAACGCGATGGCGGCTCGGCGGCGTGCTGTTCTCGAAGACGTTCCCCGACCAGATGAGCGACCTTGAGGCCAACGAGGAGGCCCGCAAGTTCTACGAGGAGAAGGTCCGCGCGGTCGTCGAGGATCCGGCTCTCGCCGACATGCTGATTCCCAACGATCACCCGATCGGAACCAAGCGAATCTGCACCGACAGCAACTACTTTCAGACCTTCAACCGCAACAACGTATCACTGGTCAGCGTGCGCGCCACCCCGATCGAATCCGTCGACGCCGCCGGAATCAACACCGTTGACGCGCATTATGACCTCGACATGATCGTGCTCGCAACGGGTTTCGATGCGATGACGGGGGCGCTGGCCAAGATCGACATCGTCGGCCGCGACGGCAGGACCCTGCGTGACGACTGGGCGCACGGACCCCGGACTTACCTGGGGTTGGGCGTCGACGGGTTCCCCAACCTGTTCCCGATCTCGGGCCCGGGGGCGCCCGCCGTGCTGGCGAACATGGTGCTGCACGCCGAAGCGCAGGTGGACTGGATCGCCAAAGCCATCGCCCACCTCGACGACCATGGTTACGCCGCCATCGAAGCCACGCTGGACAGCGTGGACGAGTGGGTGGCCGAATGCGCCCGGCGCGCCGAGGACACGCTGTTCACCAAGGCGAACTCCTGGTACATGGGCGCCAACGTGCCCGGAAAGCCCAGGGGCTTCATGCTTTTCGTCGGAGGGTTTGCGACCTACAACGATATCTGCGCGGAAGTGGCCGACAGCGGCTATAGGGGTTTCGATCTGATCGAGATGCCGCGATGACCGCGATCGACACCGGCCTGACGCGGAAGACGACATGAGCGGGGCGGCCGAAGGACGGCTACAAGGAAGGATCGCCCTGATCACCGGCGCGGCGCGCGGGATCGGTCGCGCCCAGGCCGTGCGGTTCGCCCAGGAGGGCGCCGACATCGTTGCGCTGGACGCGTGCGGTCCCATCGAGACCGTGGTGATCCCGCACAGCACACCGGCCGACCTCGACCGCACGGCCGCATTGGTCGCCGCGACCGGCGCGCGGGTGCACACCGAAATCGTCGACGTCCGCGACCTCGCCGGCGTGCGGGCCGCCACCGACCGCGGCGTCGAGCGCTTCGGCGGACTCGACGTGGTGTGCGCGACCGCCGGAATCACGTCGCGCGGGTCGGCGCTCGAGCTCGACGAAAGAGCCTGGCGCACCATGCTGGACGTCAACCTCACCGGCGTGTGGCACACCTGCCGGGCGACTGCGCCGCACCTGATCGCCCGTGGCGCCGGTGCGATGGTCCTGACGAATTCCATCGCCGGGCTGCGTGGGCTGGTCGGCGTCGTGCATTACACCGCCGCCAAGCACGGCGTCGTCGGCCTGATGCGCGGCCTGGCCAACGAGCTTGCGCCGCACAATGTTCGGGTGAACTGCGTGCACCCCACCAACGTCGACACCCCGATGATCCAGAACGACGCCGTCAGAAGCGCATTTCGCCCCGATCTGGACCGGCCGCCCACGCGTGCCGAATTCGCCGAGGCCGCTCGCGGCATGAACATGCTTGCGGTCCCATGGGTGGATCCGGTGGACGTCGCCAATGCCGCGCTGTTTTTGGCCTCCGACGAGGCCCGCTACATCACCGCCGTAACCCTGCCCGTCGACGCCGGCGCCACCCAGCGATAAGGCGCTATTCGCGTGATAGGAATGCCAGCACGGTGCTTTCGAAGGCCTCCTTGGCCTCGATCATCCCCCAGTGCCCGGAGTTCGGGAAGACGTGAAGTTCCGCGTTGGGGATGGTGCGCATCGGGATGAGCGCCATGTCGGGCGGGCTCACCCTGTCGTCTCGGCCCCACGTCAGCAGGGTGGGTGCCGCCAGCTTGTGCATCACCGCCCAGGGCAGCGGCCGGTCGGAGGCATTCATCGCGGCGTTCATCGCGGCGAACGCCGCCCTGCCGTACATGCGCCGCGCGGCCGCGAGCGTCGCCGGGTCGGTGGCCAGCTGCCAGCGTTCCTCGACGAGTTCGTCGGTGACCAGAGACTGGTCGTACACCATCGATTTGAGCCAGTCGACTAGCCGTTGCCGGGTCGGGTCCTCGACGAACTCCTGCAACAAACGGATGCCCTCACTGGGGCTGGGACTGAAGATGTTGGTCCCGATGCCGCCGATCGTCACCAGCCGGCCGACGCGGCCCGGATTTTGGATGGCGAAGTTGATGCCCACGCCGCCGCCCATCGAGTTGCCGACGATGTGCGCCTTTTCGACGCCGAGCGCGTCCA
The nucleotide sequence above comes from Mycobacterium malmoense. Encoded proteins:
- the bphC gene encoding biphenyl-2,3-diol 1,2-dioxygenase gives rise to the protein MTDLKSLGYITISTKDIDRWRQFAFGVLGFAEGSGPDPSALYLRMDERAARLIVVPGETDRVLTVGWEVRDHPALQRVKATLDGAGVPFKQLSTEEAEARRVEEVITFEDPAGTTLEVFHGAVLDHSPVITPFGAKFVTGDQGMGHVVVPATDPGGLFDFYTEVLGFRSRGAFRVPLPKEFGPVRVRFLGINERHHSLAVVPAAHQRDPRLVHIMVEVDTLDAVGQALDRVTAEGFQLSSTLGRHTNDKMVSFYVRAPGDWDIEFGTDGMRVDETYYTAEEITADSYWGHQWIGEMPAAMRL
- a CDS encoding acyl-CoA dehydrogenase family protein, which produces MSERVLDRVLVMADQLREQAAEAERIGRLTDDTVKLMKRAGLIRLLQPKSYQGFEVHPREFAETVMATAALDPAAGWIVGVVGVHPYQLAYADPKVPAEVWADDVDTWMASPYAPQGVAKPVDGGYIFNGRWQFSSGTDHCDWIILGAMLGNDKGVPLMPPQMLHMILPRKDYEIVEDSWNVVGLRGTGSKDVIVRDAFVPAYRTMDATKVMDGTAQREAGMTEPLYLMPWSTMFPLGISAATIGIAEGALAAHLDYQRERVGATGTAIKDDPYVMYAVGEAAADINAARQELLANVDRIYDLVAAGKEVSFADRAAGRRTQVRAVWRAVSAVDEIFARSGGNASRMDKPLQRYWRDAHVGQMHAIHVPGTVYHASALSSLGIEPPEGPLRALI
- a CDS encoding flavin-containing monooxygenase — encoded protein: MNNADEQLLDVIVVGAGFAGLYAVHKLRTQGLSVRALEAAPALGGTWYHNRYPGARCDVESVDYCYSFSDELQQEWTWTEKYATQAEILGYLNWVADKLDLRRDIAFNTRVVSAVLDEATLRWTITTDGGRVLSARFCVMATGPLSAAMIPDFTGLETFSGEIHHTAHWPHDPVDFTGKRVAVVGTGSSGIQSIPIIAERAAHLYVFQRTPNYSVPAGNKPLTTKELDNIKATYAERRRLSWRSGGGSPHATAPKPTMEFTPDERRAVFETRWRLGGVLFSKTFPDQMSDLEANEEARKFYEEKVRAVVEDPALADMLIPNDHPIGTKRICTDSNYFQTFNRNNVSLVSVRATPIESVDAAGINTVDAHYDLDMIVLATGFDAMTGALAKIDIVGRDGRTLRDDWAHGPRTYLGLGVDGFPNLFPISGPGAPAVLANMVLHAEAQVDWIAKAIAHLDDHGYAAIEATLDSVDEWVAECARRAEDTLFTKANSWYMGANVPGKPRGFMLFVGGFATYNDICAEVADSGYRGFDLIEMPR
- a CDS encoding mycofactocin-coupled SDR family oxidoreductase, producing the protein MSGAAEGRLQGRIALITGAARGIGRAQAVRFAQEGADIVALDACGPIETVVIPHSTPADLDRTAALVAATGARVHTEIVDVRDLAGVRAATDRGVERFGGLDVVCATAGITSRGSALELDERAWRTMLDVNLTGVWHTCRATAPHLIARGAGAMVLTNSIAGLRGLVGVVHYTAAKHGVVGLMRGLANELAPHNVRVNCVHPTNVDTPMIQNDAVRSAFRPDLDRPPTRAEFAEAARGMNMLAVPWVDPVDVANAALFLASDEARYITAVTLPVDAGATQR
- a CDS encoding alpha/beta fold hydrolase, which translates into the protein MTCVAHTSEPITVVEQDLREIDTPKGALRYYDCGPGSGQALLFLHGSGPGVTGWRNFRGILPAFAERFRCLILEFPGFGVSDDFGGHPMVTAFGTVAPFLDALGVEKAHIVGNSMGGGVGINFAIQNPGRVGRLVTIGGIGTNIFSPSPSEGIRLLQEFVEDPTRQRLVDWLKSMVYDQSLVTDELVEERWQLATDPATLAAARRMYGRAAFAAMNAAMNASDRPLPWAVMHKLAAPTLLTWGRDDRVSPPDMALIPMRTIPNAELHVFPNSGHWGMIEAKEAFESTVLAFLSRE